Proteins found in one Micromonospora sp. WMMD1082 genomic segment:
- a CDS encoding asparaginase: MSPTPTTPALRVVVFGLGGTIAMTSGAGEGVSPTLSAHDLVDAVPGLASAGIDIEVVDFRRRPGASLTFADVTALASAATRELAEGATGVVVAQGTDTIEETAYLLDLLHQRPEPVVVTGAMRNPTMAGADGPANILAAIQTAASPAARDQGCLVVLADEIHAARWAAKTHSTNGATFRSPDTGPIGYIMEGAVQLLTRVPHRLTIPTPSQNEKARVGLHTVSLDDDPTLLDTIGPHCDGLVVAGFGVGHVPEPLVQPLTTLAARIPVVLASRTPAGPTLTRTYGFPGSERDLLTRGLIPAGWLHPYKARILLRALLAAQTKPQDIAPAFAVAGNLDGPASWPWPTPTPIGDERRHQTAHA; this comes from the coding sequence GTGTCCCCCACTCCGACAACACCTGCGCTGAGGGTGGTGGTGTTCGGCCTGGGCGGCACGATCGCCATGACCAGCGGCGCTGGCGAAGGCGTCAGTCCCACCCTGTCGGCACACGACTTGGTTGACGCCGTACCAGGGCTGGCCTCGGCTGGAATCGACATCGAGGTGGTGGACTTCCGCCGCCGCCCTGGAGCGTCCCTCACGTTCGCCGACGTTACGGCGCTCGCCAGCGCGGCGACGCGAGAACTCGCCGAGGGCGCGACCGGAGTTGTCGTCGCCCAGGGCACCGACACGATCGAGGAAACCGCATACCTACTCGACCTGCTCCACCAGCGACCCGAACCCGTAGTCGTCACCGGCGCCATGCGTAACCCCACCATGGCCGGCGCCGACGGCCCCGCCAACATCCTCGCCGCCATTCAGACCGCTGCCTCCCCGGCCGCCCGCGACCAAGGCTGTCTCGTCGTCCTCGCTGACGAGATCCATGCCGCCCGCTGGGCCGCCAAGACCCACTCCACCAACGGCGCCACCTTCCGCTCGCCGGACACGGGCCCCATCGGCTACATCATGGAAGGCGCCGTACAGCTGCTGACCCGCGTGCCGCACCGGCTCACCATCCCCACCCCGAGCCAGAACGAAAAGGCACGCGTTGGCCTCCACACCGTCAGCCTCGACGACGACCCCACCCTCCTCGACACCATCGGCCCCCACTGCGACGGCCTCGTCGTCGCCGGATTCGGCGTCGGCCACGTACCGGAACCCCTCGTCCAGCCCCTCACCACCCTTGCCGCACGGATCCCCGTTGTCCTCGCCTCCCGCACCCCGGCCGGCCCGACGCTCACCCGCACCTACGGCTTTCCCGGCTCCGAACGCGACCTCCTCACCCGCGGGCTCATCCCCGCCGGCTGGCTGCACCCCTACAAAGCCCGCATCCTGCTCCGCGCGCTCCTCGCCGCGCAGACCAAGCCACAGGACATCGCTCCCGCGTTCGCCGTTGCGGGCAACCTCGATGGCCCTGCCTCCTGGCCCTGGCCGACACCGACCCCGATCGGCGACGAACGGAGACACCAGACCGCGCATGCGTAG
- a CDS encoding N-acetyltransferase has translation MATTMQSEETAMVRAGGADVPELAMLLAHALSAGSVGAWLVPDAGARVSVLHRYAELVLEHAVRHGQVDTTEDLSALAVWYSGSVRPAVPTAWARDLERLLGVSAGRFALFHAAQPNVPHRYLAHVVDGRGGADGGVLAGRLRVLDAAGLPSVAEIVSDRPRESLLARCGYQARSPVLLESGGPVLWRMWRSAPVVVRDGLPRRVRLQRYGTR, from the coding sequence ATGGCGACAACGATGCAGTCCGAGGAGACCGCGATGGTCCGCGCGGGCGGCGCGGACGTGCCCGAGCTTGCCATGCTGCTGGCCCACGCGTTGTCGGCGGGATCGGTTGGTGCCTGGCTTGTCCCTGACGCGGGTGCTCGCGTGAGCGTCCTGCACCGCTACGCCGAGCTCGTGTTGGAGCACGCGGTGCGGCATGGTCAGGTCGACACGACCGAGGATTTGTCCGCGTTGGCGGTCTGGTACTCCGGCTCGGTGCGTCCTGCCGTGCCTACGGCGTGGGCGCGTGATCTTGAAAGGCTGCTGGGGGTTAGCGCCGGTCGTTTCGCCTTGTTCCATGCGGCTCAGCCAAACGTCCCACATCGTTATCTGGCTCACGTCGTTGACGGGCGAGGCGGAGCCGACGGCGGAGTGCTCGCCGGGCGTTTACGTGTTCTCGATGCCGCAGGGCTGCCCTCGGTTGCGGAAATCGTCAGCGACCGGCCTCGAGAGAGTCTGCTCGCTCGGTGTGGGTACCAGGCACGGTCGCCGGTTCTGTTGGAGTCGGGCGGTCCGGTCCTGTGGCGGATGTGGCGATCTGCGCCCGTTGTGGTCAGGGATGGATTGCCGCGTCGCGTCCGTCTGCAGCGCTATGGGACTCGATGA
- a CDS encoding GNAT family N-acetyltransferase: MSNEAPGTTTRRHDGIAVDGLLDTLTAVWADAHADDHDVAAAGFNSDTLRRQIIGHATRDDFTLITAHNAERCIGFGYGFRCSPAYWFGKDLLPSITEAARTTDSLIGICELAVCRRWHGHGVGSRIHAAILDALGPQWASLLTMPNSNAQRFYRRLGYRYAGPYRTNPNGPVLDLLLLRSFSRNPTP, from the coding sequence GTGAGTAACGAGGCGCCCGGCACAACCACCCGTCGCCACGACGGCATAGCGGTCGACGGTCTCCTCGACACGCTCACCGCAGTGTGGGCCGACGCCCACGCCGACGACCACGACGTCGCGGCGGCGGGCTTCAACTCCGACACGCTGCGCCGTCAGATCATCGGCCACGCCACCCGCGACGACTTCACCCTCATCACCGCTCACAACGCCGAACGTTGCATCGGCTTCGGGTACGGCTTCCGCTGTTCCCCCGCCTACTGGTTCGGCAAGGATCTGCTGCCCTCGATCACCGAAGCGGCACGGACCACCGATTCCCTCATCGGGATCTGCGAACTGGCGGTCTGCCGCCGATGGCACGGCCACGGTGTCGGAAGCCGCATCCACGCCGCGATCCTGGACGCCCTGGGACCCCAGTGGGCGTCGCTACTCACCATGCCCAACAGCAACGCGCAGCGCTTCTACCGGCGCTTGGGCTACCGCTATGCCGGCCCGTACCGCACCAACCCCAACGGGCCAGTCCTCGACCTGCTGCTCCTCAGATCCTTCTCCAGGAACCCCACGCCGTAA
- a CDS encoding DUF397 domain-containing protein: protein MTTPQYAWRKSTRSDGGNCVEFASAGASVFVRDSKDEDGPVLRFGSAQWRAFTNGVHADEFTPVTTSE from the coding sequence GTGACCACACCCCAGTACGCCTGGCGTAAGTCCACCCGTAGCGACGGCGGCAACTGCGTCGAGTTCGCCAGCGCAGGCGCATCCGTTTTCGTGCGCGATTCGAAGGACGAGGATGGCCCGGTTCTGCGATTCGGCTCGGCGCAATGGCGCGCCTTCACCAATGGAGTTCACGCTGACGAGTTCACGCCTGTGACCACGTCGGAATGA
- a CDS encoding creatininase family protein has product MDVLPTTTSADVAAQAPTVAVLPIGSWEQHGSFLPLATDTIVATAITAAIAQRHNVLVLPPITMSCSHEHTGWPGTVSISHQTLSATVEDIRASLAASGVTRLAIVNGHGGNYVLSNIVQAANATAPKSMTLFPTRSDWTKARDAARLDTDTHQDMHGGELEVSILLHVCPHAVGADFVDADHLANDRPMLLVHGLAPYTKTGIIGRPSAGTADKGQALLESLARSFDDHLAIFLHAR; this is encoded by the coding sequence GTGGACGTGCTCCCCACCACCACCAGCGCCGACGTCGCCGCCCAGGCACCGACCGTCGCGGTACTGCCCATCGGCAGCTGGGAACAACACGGCTCGTTCCTACCCCTAGCCACAGACACCATCGTCGCCACAGCCATCACCGCCGCGATCGCACAGCGGCACAACGTCCTGGTCCTGCCCCCGATCACCATGTCTTGCTCACACGAGCACACCGGCTGGCCCGGCACCGTAAGCATCAGCCATCAGACTCTGTCCGCGACGGTCGAGGACATCCGAGCCTCCCTCGCCGCGAGCGGCGTCACCCGCCTGGCCATCGTGAATGGCCATGGCGGCAACTACGTCCTCAGCAACATCGTCCAGGCGGCCAACGCGACAGCGCCGAAGTCCATGACGTTGTTCCCCACTCGGTCAGACTGGACCAAGGCCCGAGACGCCGCTCGGCTGGACACCGACACCCACCAGGACATGCACGGCGGCGAACTCGAAGTGTCCATCCTGCTGCACGTGTGCCCCCACGCCGTCGGCGCCGACTTCGTCGACGCAGACCACCTCGCGAACGACAGGCCCATGCTCCTAGTTCATGGCTTGGCGCCGTACACAAAGACCGGTATCATCGGTCGCCCCTCGGCCGGCACTGCGGACAAGGGTCAAGCCCTGCTAGAAAGCTTGGCAAGATCGTTCGACGACCATCTGGCCATTTTCCTACATGCGCGGTAG
- a CDS encoding XRE family transcriptional regulator, producing MPRHPETVIIPNVLVAAARTRIPSPRRAGQCMSRAELADAVNDALHQLHPRRKLDALYVDRRWIGKLERGEHRWPSPERRAALRHVLNAADDTDLGLYNPRRTDSGGMGLDSDDHGLAPRYGLGPNLLPAGDLLQLGISASGRQLLTSDPSLCRTISAPQGQHFPGTAIDVELYPAVDDGRVLATIALADMEQRWRRSVQRRLILGYVDGPERVGVFALDSRRAYRHLVEAGRDARLLIPRVYQLDAITAAVLWAVANLDLSLLLDDARLDAARAAASPYRDMARSAASQDIAEDLDSVSQLWIGSAFCADHIRRHYHVLSGVPVYWTREQRGEEASTWLLFRHKLRYLRETADRFRSITKPMTRMFCVPSQTVAASSISERILLLLALALMESFGIRTAVTDDPKYATLPGLVMDNQRAVIATWIRADDVWHVDVTDHRNTIATYRDALGDVHAHSVTADDTPAGRLRHLADYLALDWHWLQSRCADLGQYGFAGLAEPRSRLLSLDGVDQACRFIGTLP from the coding sequence GTGCCTCGCCACCCCGAGACGGTGATCATCCCGAACGTGCTGGTCGCCGCGGCACGTACACGGATCCCATCGCCGCGGCGGGCCGGACAGTGCATGTCCCGGGCCGAACTGGCCGACGCCGTCAACGATGCGCTCCACCAGCTCCATCCCCGCCGGAAGCTCGATGCCCTCTACGTCGACCGCCGATGGATCGGCAAGCTGGAACGCGGCGAACACCGCTGGCCCAGCCCCGAGCGCCGCGCCGCCCTACGACACGTCCTGAACGCCGCCGACGACACCGACCTCGGCCTCTACAACCCGCGACGCACTGATTCGGGTGGCATGGGGTTGGATTCCGATGATCACGGTCTAGCGCCTCGGTACGGGCTAGGGCCAAACCTGCTTCCCGCCGGAGACCTGCTGCAGCTCGGCATCTCGGCGTCTGGACGCCAGTTGCTGACCAGTGACCCTTCCTTGTGCCGAACGATCTCGGCCCCGCAAGGACAGCACTTTCCCGGTACGGCGATCGACGTGGAGTTGTACCCGGCGGTCGATGACGGCCGTGTCCTCGCCACGATCGCCCTCGCCGACATGGAACAGAGATGGCGCCGATCGGTTCAGCGGCGGCTCATTCTTGGGTATGTCGACGGACCCGAGCGTGTCGGTGTCTTCGCGCTGGACTCACGGCGGGCGTACCGGCACCTGGTTGAAGCCGGTAGGGACGCACGGCTGCTCATCCCCCGCGTGTACCAGCTCGACGCGATCACCGCCGCGGTCCTGTGGGCGGTGGCGAACCTCGACCTGTCGCTACTTCTAGACGACGCAAGGTTGGACGCCGCCCGCGCCGCCGCCTCCCCCTACCGGGACATGGCTAGATCTGCGGCCAGCCAAGACATCGCCGAAGACTTGGATTCGGTCTCACAGCTGTGGATCGGATCGGCATTCTGCGCCGACCACATCCGCCGCCACTACCACGTCCTATCCGGCGTGCCCGTCTACTGGACGCGCGAGCAACGCGGGGAGGAAGCCAGCACCTGGCTGCTGTTTCGCCACAAGTTGCGCTACCTGCGCGAGACCGCCGATCGGTTCCGCAGCATCACGAAGCCGATGACCAGGATGTTTTGCGTTCCTTCGCAGACAGTCGCCGCGTCATCCATCTCTGAACGCATCCTGCTGCTACTTGCCTTGGCCTTGATGGAATCTTTCGGCATCCGCACTGCGGTCACGGACGACCCTAAGTACGCCACGCTGCCCGGACTCGTCATGGACAACCAGCGCGCCGTCATCGCCACCTGGATTCGCGCCGACGACGTCTGGCATGTCGACGTCACCGACCACCGCAACACCATCGCCACCTACCGCGACGCCCTCGGCGACGTGCACGCCCACTCCGTGACCGCCGACGACACGCCCGCCGGACGGCTCCGCCACCTGGCCGACTACCTCGCCCTCGACTGGCACTGGCTGCAAAGCCGCTGCGCCGACCTCGGCCAGTACGGCTTCGCCGGCCTCGCCGAGCCCCGCAGCCGTCTCCTCTCCCTCGACGGCGTCGACCAGGCATGCCGCTTCATCGGCACCCTGCCGTAA
- a CDS encoding helix-turn-helix transcriptional regulator produces the protein MTRPSPYVRRRWLGREIRRLREEHGVRGDALARAVGFSRQQLSALENGHLGPDIDLVSGICDYLAVGANRRTAIMDAAADGWTRGWWMANPDQMGLRQVTYADLESGASVINEFSMLVPGLLQTPAFSNARLRSDLSQNDKFDPDAAVAARAHRQRLLLAAGGPQRYEAIIDETAVRRDAADPIVAAEQFRHIVTICETHRSVIVRVLPMGASVRNCSSPKSAYSIYRYGDPQDPQGLQAVAVDTLTRDLIFTDADEVDPYISMHSRLRAAALSIDSSMRLLREIAEKLSPMEKESRRDHTPVRLA, from the coding sequence TTGACCCGCCCCAGTCCCTATGTCCGTCGGCGGTGGCTCGGACGTGAAATCCGGCGCCTGCGCGAGGAGCACGGCGTGCGCGGTGATGCACTCGCACGCGCCGTCGGGTTTTCCCGGCAGCAACTCAGCGCCCTAGAGAATGGCCATCTCGGCCCTGACATCGATCTGGTCAGCGGCATCTGCGACTACCTTGCCGTCGGCGCGAACCGGCGGACCGCGATCATGGATGCGGCGGCCGATGGCTGGACGCGGGGATGGTGGATGGCGAACCCCGACCAGATGGGACTCCGTCAGGTGACCTACGCCGACCTGGAAAGCGGCGCCAGCGTCATCAACGAGTTCAGCATGCTCGTTCCGGGTCTCCTGCAGACGCCGGCGTTCAGCAACGCTCGGTTACGCAGCGACCTAAGCCAGAACGACAAGTTCGATCCTGATGCCGCCGTCGCCGCTCGCGCCCACCGCCAGAGGCTGCTGCTTGCCGCCGGCGGGCCACAGCGCTACGAGGCCATCATCGATGAAACCGCGGTTCGACGTGATGCTGCCGATCCGATCGTTGCCGCGGAGCAGTTCCGGCACATCGTCACCATCTGCGAGACGCACCGGTCCGTGATTGTTCGGGTGCTTCCCATGGGTGCCTCCGTCCGGAACTGCAGCTCCCCCAAGTCGGCGTACTCGATTTACCGATATGGCGATCCGCAAGACCCGCAGGGTTTACAAGCTGTCGCCGTCGATACGCTTACCCGAGACCTAATCTTCACCGACGCCGACGAGGTCGACCCGTACATCAGCATGCACAGCCGACTCAGGGCAGCCGCCCTATCGATCGATTCGAGTATGCGTCTTCTGCGCGAGATCGCGGAGAAACTGTCCCCCATGGAGAAGGAGTCTCGCCGTGACCACACCCCAGTACGCCTGGCGTAA
- the ribD gene encoding bifunctional diaminohydroxyphosphoribosylaminopyrimidine deaminase/5-amino-6-(5-phosphoribosylamino)uracil reductase RibD, with amino-acid sequence MASDVELTAMRHAIALSACGFGTTGPNPPVGCVVLNSRGAIVGRGYHRRKGEAHAEVRALSDAGPAARGGTAVVTLEPCNHVGVTPACRQALIDAEITRVVISLIDPTSRGDGGAAMLTAAGIDVETDVLRDETLAVLGPWLTATLRRRPYVIWAYALDDGQDDAMTAQLVRYLRASADVIAVNKVPDEGIPGGHSAAHFRLPANADFDTGLVPWLTAAYSGGARSVLLAGHGYADAIRDDLHAVDEIIIAVRRNVRVPTDATASFELVAVWPGWDWMTLHFRQHQREEM; translated from the coding sequence ATGGCGTCAGACGTCGAGCTGACCGCGATGCGACATGCCATCGCGCTGTCCGCCTGCGGCTTCGGAACGACAGGCCCAAATCCACCCGTCGGCTGTGTCGTCTTGAACAGCCGAGGAGCCATCGTGGGTCGTGGTTACCACCGCCGCAAAGGAGAAGCCCACGCAGAGGTGCGTGCCCTCTCCGATGCAGGACCGGCGGCACGCGGTGGTACTGCCGTGGTCACCCTGGAGCCGTGCAACCACGTCGGCGTTACCCCGGCCTGTCGACAAGCCCTGATCGACGCCGAAATCACCAGAGTTGTCATCAGCCTTATCGATCCGACATCACGAGGTGACGGGGGCGCCGCGATGCTCACCGCAGCGGGCATCGATGTCGAGACCGACGTGCTACGCGACGAGACGCTCGCAGTTCTCGGGCCCTGGCTCACTGCGACGCTACGCCGTCGGCCATACGTGATCTGGGCCTACGCCCTGGATGACGGCCAAGACGACGCCATGACCGCACAACTCGTACGCTACCTACGCGCCAGCGCTGACGTGATCGCAGTGAACAAGGTACCGGACGAGGGCATTCCCGGAGGGCACTCGGCGGCCCACTTTAGGCTTCCGGCGAACGCCGATTTCGACACCGGCCTCGTACCGTGGCTAACAGCGGCCTATTCGGGAGGCGCCCGCAGCGTTCTGCTTGCGGGACACGGATACGCCGATGCGATTCGCGACGACTTGCACGCCGTCGACGAGATCATCATTGCGGTGCGACGAAACGTCCGAGTCCCGACCGATGCGACGGCTAGTTTCGAGCTAGTCGCCGTATGGCCCGGATGGGACTGGATGACGCTTCATTTCCGGCAACACCAACGAGAGGAGATGTAG
- a CDS encoding DUF296 domain-containing protein, which yields MRSHDLTPGRMIGVVFDHGDDFFTALTDACRAHDIKQGYIPMFIAGLSAAKIVGTCQRLGNPDAPVWTHVDLTNVEALGGGTIAWDDTNQRIFPHIHLTAGLKEHSAVAHTSHLLDATVQFLTEMLIIEVDSPPMRRLTNVNLYDVPQLHFG from the coding sequence ATGCGTAGCCACGACCTGACACCAGGACGGATGATCGGTGTGGTCTTCGACCACGGCGACGACTTCTTCACCGCCCTCACCGACGCCTGCCGCGCCCACGACATCAAGCAGGGCTACATCCCCATGTTCATCGCTGGCCTCTCCGCAGCCAAGATCGTCGGAACCTGCCAGCGCCTAGGCAACCCCGACGCCCCCGTGTGGACGCACGTCGACCTGACCAACGTCGAAGCACTCGGTGGCGGCACCATCGCGTGGGACGACACCAACCAGAGAATTTTCCCGCACATCCATCTCACCGCCGGGCTCAAGGAACACAGCGCCGTCGCCCATACCAGCCACCTCCTGGACGCCACTGTCCAGTTCCTCACAGAGATGCTCATCATCGAGGTCGATTCGCCACCCATGCGTCGGCTAACGAACGTGAATCTATACGACGTGCCGCAGCTACATTTCGGCTAA
- a CDS encoding APC family permease, whose protein sequence is MSAGLQVALTRRTVTPAGLWVFGAAASAPLVVLVGGIPAIYATTGVVALPLTYVLVAVGVALLAVGYTAMAARVGHPAAYYAILARGVGPGWGVAAGMVALVAYGAIQTSLYGLLGGTLAGAFGGAWWVYAAVALAVVGALGVRTIVLSTRVLGTVLVVSLLIVVVFVVAGASQPAAGAVSWEGFEVSGLAVTGIGGAVAFVVASLMGVDAAGSFGEESIDKTSIGRAMIGAALVLGGAYALAAWATGVAVGPGSVAEQAADPGLPFAVLERAGGWWVGAAAGVLLVFAIITSMVAFHCVFARYVFAMARERTLPVGLARGGSGKRVKAPRNGSLTQTVVAAGVVAGFGVAGLDPIGQMFTWLSSLGAMGLLSLLLAASVAALKAPPEVSGPRPGVWQWRLAPFLGSLAGCVLLGLMILNAGPLLGAAPGSAYPYLLPVILLGVAGLGGMWAGHLRQVRPEVHAGIGHGTPPTNAVPDDVDFNI, encoded by the coding sequence GTGAGTGCGGGGTTGCAGGTGGCGTTGACGCGTCGCACGGTGACGCCGGCCGGGTTGTGGGTGTTCGGTGCGGCGGCTTCGGCGCCGTTGGTGGTGCTTGTCGGGGGTATTCCGGCGATCTATGCGACCACGGGTGTGGTGGCGTTGCCGTTGACGTATGTGCTGGTGGCGGTCGGGGTGGCGTTGCTGGCGGTCGGGTATACGGCGATGGCGGCGAGGGTGGGGCATCCGGCCGCCTATTACGCCATCCTGGCCCGTGGTGTGGGCCCTGGCTGGGGTGTGGCGGCGGGGATGGTCGCGTTGGTCGCCTACGGGGCGATCCAGACGAGTTTGTATGGCCTGCTCGGCGGGACGCTGGCCGGCGCGTTCGGTGGGGCCTGGTGGGTGTACGCGGCTGTGGCTCTCGCCGTGGTCGGGGCGTTGGGGGTCAGGACGATCGTGCTGTCGACCCGGGTCCTGGGGACGGTGTTGGTCGTTTCGCTGCTGATTGTTGTGGTGTTCGTGGTGGCGGGGGCGAGTCAGCCGGCGGCGGGTGCCGTGTCGTGGGAGGGCTTCGAGGTCTCCGGGCTGGCGGTTACCGGGATCGGCGGGGCGGTGGCGTTCGTGGTGGCGTCGTTGATGGGTGTCGATGCCGCGGGCAGCTTCGGCGAGGAGTCGATCGACAAGACGTCGATCGGCCGGGCCATGATCGGCGCGGCGCTGGTGCTCGGTGGCGCGTACGCGTTGGCGGCGTGGGCGACGGGCGTGGCGGTCGGTCCGGGCAGCGTCGCCGAGCAGGCCGCCGATCCGGGGTTGCCGTTCGCGGTGCTGGAGCGTGCTGGCGGCTGGTGGGTCGGTGCGGCGGCGGGGGTGTTGCTGGTCTTCGCGATCATCACCTCGATGGTGGCCTTCCACTGCGTGTTCGCGCGGTATGTGTTCGCGATGGCCCGCGAGCGGACTCTGCCGGTGGGGCTGGCGCGGGGCGGCAGTGGGAAGCGGGTCAAAGCCCCACGCAACGGTTCGTTGACGCAGACGGTCGTGGCTGCCGGGGTGGTGGCCGGCTTCGGAGTGGCCGGCCTTGATCCGATCGGTCAGATGTTCACCTGGTTGTCGAGCCTGGGAGCGATGGGCCTGTTGAGTTTGCTGCTGGCCGCGTCGGTCGCGGCGCTGAAGGCCCCGCCCGAGGTGAGCGGCCCGCGGCCCGGGGTGTGGCAGTGGCGGCTCGCGCCGTTCCTGGGCTCCCTCGCCGGGTGTGTGCTGTTGGGGCTGATGATCCTGAACGCGGGGCCGCTGCTGGGCGCCGCGCCCGGGTCGGCCTATCCGTACCTGCTGCCCGTGATCCTGCTCGGTGTCGCCGGGCTGGGCGGCATGTGGGCTGGGCACCTGCGGCAGGTCCGACCGGAGGTCCACGCCGGTATCGGTCATGGCACGCCGCCGACCAACGCCGTTCCCGACGACGTCGACTTCAACATCTGA